From the Burkholderia sp. WP9 genome, the window CGTGCTGCAAGCGGCGGCCGCCCACATCGGCTGGCCGGTTATGACAGCGCCTTTCGTCCTCGCGACGTGGAGCGTGCAATGGCTCAGGCAGCGCTCGGCGCATGGCGTCGCGGCCGCTGAACCGGCGCAGCGGATCGACGCCGTGCGCAGCGCGGCGACTCCGGATCCGGGTCCGGCCAGACGCGTGAGTTAGGCCGTCGGGGAGCGTCATGCACGCAACGCGGTGCTGCAAAAATTTCAGGAGACAGTCATGTCGTTCACTCACACCCCTGCCGGCCGCGTCGCCGAAGCGGGGCCACGGTCCGACGCGGAGCGGCAAACCCGCGTCGACCTCGCCGCCGCCTATCGGCTCGCGGCGCTCAACGGCTGGGACGATCTGATCTACACGCATATCTCGGCGAGCGTTCCGGGCGAGCCCGGCCACTTCCTGATCAATCCATTCGGCCTCGCCTTCGATGAAGTCCGCGCGTCGAACCTCGTGAAGATCGATATAGACGGCAACATCGTCGGCGCGAGCGAACATGCGGTGAACGCGACCGGCTTCGCGCTGCACGCGGCGGTTCACGCGGCACGCGCCGATGCGTTCTGCGTGATGCATTTGCACAATACGGCGGGTGTGGCGGTTTCCGCTCAGCCGGCCGGCCTGCTGCCCGCTTCGCAACATGCGCTGCGCTTTTACGGCCACCTCGCGTATCACGCTTACGAAGGCCTTGCGTTCACGCCTGCGGAGGGCGAGCGTCTCGTCGCGCATCTCGCCGACAAACCCGCCATGCTATTGCGCAATCACGGCACGCTGACCGTTGGGCGCACCGTCGCGGAAGCCTATGTGCTGATGGCAACACTGCTCAAGGCATGCGAGATCCAGTTGCAAGCGCAAGCATGCGGCGCGGAACTCGTCGTGCCGAGCGATGCGGTCGCCGCACGCACCGCGGAACAACTTTACGACGGCGGCGCCATTGAAGGCGCACTCGAATGGCCTGCCCTGCTGCGCAAACTCGACAGGCTCGATCCCGGCTATCGCGCTTGAATTCGCCTCACGCTCACCTCAAACCCATCCCTATACGGAGTCACGCCATGCCCACGTTTCACATCGAACTCTTCGAAGGCCGCTCGGTGGAACAGAAACGCCAGTTCGTCGAAGCCATTACCAAAGCGACCTGTGAATCGCTTGGCGTCGAGGCCAACTCGGTGGAGATCATTCTCACCGACGTGAAGCGCGAAAACTGGGCAACGGGTGGACGTTTGTGGTCTGACGCGTGAAGGCGAAGCGCGCCGTACGCACCGGCCGGTACGACACGCGTAATGCCAGGCGGCCGGCGTCGTCGAAGAGGCTGCGCGCATTGCGCGCGCAGCCTGTGCTGCCCGGCGACGCGCGTTAAAAAACGCGTCGCCGTGGCGGCGTAGCAACACACCGCCACCGGGTTATGCCATCAGAACTTGTGGATGATGCCCACGCCCGCGGCAAACTGGCTACGCGACGAGGACGGCGCGCTATTCTGACCGTCGCCGATATCAGCCGTTGCGTTGATGATGCTCACGCCGTTCGTGCCCAGCGTCTGGCCGCCTGCGCGTTGATACGCCTCGAGCGCGTACAGACCGGTGCGCTTGGAAAGGCTGTAGTACTGCGACAGGTTGAACTGCTGGTAGCTAGCCGAGCTCGTGATGCCGTTCGCTTTGGTAGCGCGCGTATAGCTGTAGCCCGCAGCGAGGTCCAGTGCCGTCAAAGGCTTGAAGTGCAGCACGGCGCCGCCTGTGTTGAAGATCGCCGTGGTGTGGAAAGGCGAGTTGATACCCGGAATGTACTGCACGTTCGAGTACGAGAACGACACATCCCACTGCGGGGTGAAGGTATAGCCACCCGTCACCGCCACGCGCTGCTGAGCCTGGGCGCGCTGATAGCCGTTGTTGATGCCCGACACGCCAGCCTGCGCGCCGTTGTTGGACGTCGTGGAGTCAGCGCCCCATGCGCCGCCGCCAGGCGTCGAGTTGTTGATGCGCTGGAAGCCGGCCGCAATGCCGAACGGACCATTCAGGTACTGCAACGCCGCGCTCCACGTCGAACCGGCGTTGAAGCTGCCCGGCACGCCGCCCAGCGAATACGAGCCGCTAGCCGTCAGGCCGTACAGGTTCGGCGACGTGTACACCAGCGAGTTATTCGCGCGGTACAGCGTATCCAGAGAGTCGATATCGCCCGGGTGCGCGCCGTATGCGCCCGTCAGCCACGTGGTCGGGCTATACGGCGAGAGCATCGTGTAGTACGACGTATATTGGCGGCCGGCCGTGAACGTACCGTAGCTGGCGTTGGCCACGCCGACATAAGCCTGACGGTTGAACCCGAGGCCGGAGACGGACTGTGCGCCGGTTGCGCTGTTAAAGCCCTCTTCCAATTGGAAGATCGCCTTGGTGCCGCCACCCAGATCCTCTGAGCCCTTCAGGCCGAAGCGGCTGCCAGCCCAGACCCCGTTGACCATTTTCACAACCGAACGGCCGCCGGAGGTCGAGCCGAGCGTCGTCTGACTGCTCTGATAACCGATCCCCGCGTCTACGATCCCGTACAACGTCACGCTGCTCTGAGCGTGTGCGCCGAGGGCGACCAACCCAAGGGCCGAGGTTGCTAGTGCCTTTTTCATTTCTGCTCCTCTTTAAAAGATTATTCTTTGTTTGCCGCACTGTACGAGCGCCGCCGGGCGCCCCCAAAGGGCATATTCTTCGGGACGCTAATTAAGGATTTCAAAATACCGGGTGACCATTGATCAGGCTAGGCAACCACGTGGAAAACATCGGTACATAAGTGACGATGTTGATCGCGCTGAAGATAGCCAGGTAATACGGCCACGCCACCTTGGTAGTTTCACCAATCGACACATTGCCAATCGCGCAACCAATAAACTGCACCGAGCCGATCGGCGGGTGCACCAGACCCAATGCGCAGTTCAGCAGGATCATGATCCCGAACTGCACCGGGCCGACGCCGGCGTGCATCGCCATCGGCAGGAACAGCGGCGTGGTGATCAGGATGTGCGCCGCCATATCGACGAACGTGCCGAGGAAAATCTGGATCAGGTTGATGTACAGCAGCATCAGCCACGGCAGGCTGGTCGCGCCGTCGAGCATGTGTTCGATCGCGTCCGGAATCTCCAGATACGCCATCTGGTAGCGCAGCATGTTCGACACGCCGATCAGCAGCAGCACCACGCCGGTCGTCTTGGCGGCCTTGGAGAGCGCGTGAAACAGCTTCTTCATCGTCATCGAGCGATACACGACGATCGTCAGCACCAGCGAATAAAACACGGCGATTGCAGCGGCTTCTGTCGCTGTAGCAATGCCCTTTGCCACGCAGACCAGAATGATCGCAATCACCATCAAGCCGGGCAATGCGCCAAGGAATGTGCGGGCCACGGCGAACCAGCCGGGGAATCGCTGCAGTTCCGTCGAGCCGTCGGGACGGCGCGGATAACCGTATTTGACCGCTTGCCAGTACGCGGCGACCAGCACGAAACCCATCACCCACAGCACCGGCAGCAGACCGGAAAACAACAGATCGCCGATCGACACGCCGCTCATCGGGTGTCCATTCAACGTGCCGGTGATACCCTGCGCCGCGAATGCGTAGATGATCATGTTGGTCGACGTCGGCATCAACGCGCCCGCGAGCGACGAGTGCGTCGTCACGTTGACCGCATAAGCCGCGCTGTACCCTTCACGCTTCATCAACGGAATGACTACGCCGCCCATCGCCGACGTGTCCGCCGAGGGCGAACCGGAGACCCCGCCGAACAGCGTGCAGGCGACTACGTTGGCCATGCCGAGACCGCCGCGGAAATGCCCGACCGTGGCTTGCGCGAAACGCAGGATGCGGTCCGCAATGCCGCCGTGCAACATCAGCTCACCGGACAGAATGAAGAACGGGACCGCGAGAAACGAAAAGCCGTTGATCCCCGAGATCATCGACTGCATGGCGGTGGCCGCCGGCAAACCCTCGTACAGATAGGTCAGGACGCACGAAAGCCCTAGCCCGAATGAAACAGGAACGCCGAGAAGAAGAAAGACGAGGAAACTGACGGAGAGGATGGCGAGTTCCATGATTGCTCTATTTTTGTTTCTGTGCAAAAAGCGCGAGCAGGTTCTCTAGCGAGAACATTGCAATGCAGACGCTGGCAAAAACCGGGATGCAATAACGCAAAGACTCAGGCAAGCCAATAATGGGAATCCGGTCTTCCATGGTGGCCTCCACCATCTGCAGACAGCCGAAGAAAACCGCTACCGCGAACGTGATCAGGCAAATGTGCTGAAAGGCCGTCGCGACGAGTTGACCCTTCGGCGGCAATTTCTTGACGAGCGAGTCGAGCCCGATATGGCCGCCTTCGCGCACTTTGAGCGCGGCGCCGAACATGGCGATCACGATCACCAGCAGAAGCGCGATGGGCTCGACGAAATCCGGTGCATCGCTGAAGACGTAGCGCATCACGACGCTGTAGATCACCAGCAGGCTCAGCACGGCGAGACTCACCGACGCTACGACAACCAGCACGCGGAACAGAAAATCATTTGGGCGCTTTATGAAACTCATTGACCCCATCCTTGCATACGACCGACCTGTCTTTATTAGTCAGCAATCCTGTTCGACTCTTCAGTTCAGGAAGCGCGCAGCGGCAGCGCTCACGAATCTTCTCGCGAGCCCTTCGCGCCGCTGCGTTGCTTCCTTTCAGGCGAGCCTTATTTGACTGCCTGGATTTCGTCGACGATCTGCTTCATTTGCGGGGTCTTTTCGTACTTTGCCCAGACCGGTTGCATGACCTTGACGAACGCGGCGCGATCGATCTGCGACGCGCCGACGATGGTCGCGCCGCCCTTCGTGACGGTCTTGCTCGCGTCGGCTTCGCGCGCGGTCCACAGCTTCTGGTAGTACGGCACCGAGTCGGCGGCAGCCTTCTTGATGATTTCCTGTTCCTGCGGCGACAGCGTGTCCCACACCTTCTTCGAGAACACCAGCACTTCCGGCGTCATCGAATGCTGGGTTTCGGAGTAGACCGGCGCGACTTCGAAGTGCTTGGTTTCTTCGTACGACGGCAGGTTGTTTTCAGCGGCATCCACCAGACCCGTCTTCAGGCCCGTGTAGACCTCGGCGAACGGCATCGGCGTGGGCGTGCCGCCCATTGCGCGGATTTCGTCGACCATCAGATCGGACGGCTGCACGCGAACCTTCAGGCCCTTCATGTCAGCGGGCGTGTGAATCGGCCTCTTGGTGTAGATCGAACGCGCGCCGCTCTCGTAGAACGTCAGCGCGATCATGCCCTTCGCCTTGAAAGCGTCGAGAATCTTCTGGCCTTCCGGGCCGTACATCACTTTGCGGAAATGGTCGATGTCGCGAAACAGGAAAGGCAGCGACGGGATCATCGATTCAGGAACGATTTCGTTGAAAGCCGCGCCGTTGGCGCGCGCCATGTCCAATGCGCCGATGCGCACCTGATCGATCGTGTCGTTCTCGGAACCCAGCGCGCTATTGCCGAAGACCTTCACCGTGTCTTTGCCGTCGGTTGCCTTCTTGATCTGCTCTCCCATGTATTTCACGGCCATGTTGGTCGGATAGGTGTCGCCATGCACGTCCGACACGCGGAACACACGCGCTTGTGCCGACACGGTGCTGAAGGCCAGCGCCGAAGCCGCGACGATCATCGAAACACGGGAAAAGGCAAACTTCTTGTTCATCGTGAAATTCCTTGAAAAATTGACCATCCAATCGATTGCGGGGGCCGCCTGCGGAGGACCGCTTGCGGGTGACCGCCTTCGGATGCGACATGGTTTTGCTGCGTCTCCCGGCTCGGCACCCGCCACCGCTGGTGGTCACGCGCGCTTTGCCGTGCTGGTCTGTGCAACTTCCCCGGCGCAGATACTCAGCACTCCTGTCAGACAACTCGACTCTTTTACTTTTGCTTCAACTGCTCGGCTTGCGCCTCGCGCGCGAGTCATCGCGCACGAGACGTTGTCCGCCTCATACCGAATAACCTGAAATTCACAGAAAGGAATTTGTTTGGGCTTATATGTTGTACGACGACATATGAAGTCTATAAAAGGCGGTTTGAGTTGTACAGACGGTATTTACCCGCACCGCAGAAACGTCTTCAGGGATGACCGAACGATCGCATGTGAAGGCTAAGCGCCAGCTGGCGCGGCCTTGCCGAGGCAGCGGCCGGCGTCGCCCAAAGCTATTTTTTACAGCCGCACCGCGGGCAGACCGTCGCCTTTCCACCACAATGTTGTACGACGAGTGACGAATCGAAATAGCCAAAACAAAGGCGCCGGACATGTCGTCATGTCCGGCGCCTTGCTCCAATACGCTCCGCTTACAGCTGACCCGCGAACTCCGGTTCCGGCAACCCGGTTACGCCAGGCCGCACGGCGAAAAGATGTCCATCGTGCTCGCTCGCGTTCGCGGGACGGATCGACGTCACGAACAGCGTATCCAGATCGCGCCCACCGAAGGCGCACATCGCCGGCTTGGTGGCCGGCACGGCAATCTGCCGGTCGAGCTTCCCTTGTGGCGTAAAGCGCAGCAACAGGCCGGCGTCGTTCGCGCAAATCCAGTAGCAGCCGTCGGCATCCACCGCGGCGCCGTCAGGACGGCCCGCATGATGATTCAGATCGGCGAACACGCGACGGTTGCGTGGCTCGCCGGTTTCGATGTCAAAGTCGAATGCCCAGATCTGCCGGCGCAAAGGATGCGAGTCCGACAGGTACATGGTCGTACCTTCCGGCGACCACGCGAGGCCGTTCTGCGTGATGAGCGCGTCGACGACCGGCGCGGACAGCACACCGCGCCCGTCGAATCGATAGAGCGCGCCGGCCGGCTTGGCCGCTGCCATGTCCTGCACCATCGTGCCGGACCAGAAGCGCCCCTGGCGGTCGCAACGGCCGTCATTGAAACGCATGTCGTCGCATGGGAAGTCCGGCGCGGCGAGCTTGCGCCCTGTCACCTGCACGGGTTCGCCGTCAGCCGAACCCTCAGTGAGCGCGACAGCGAAAAGTCCGGTTTCGCAACCGGCCAGCACCGTACCGCGCTGATCGAACGCAATGCACGCCACTTTCTCCGGCAACCGCCATTCGGAGCGCTTACCCGAATCGACGTGTAGCCGCACGATCTTTTGCGCCGGAATGTCCACCCAGTAGAGCGCCTGTTCCGCCACGCGCCACACCGGGCTTTCGCCGACGGAGGCCGGTGCCTGTCCCGCTGCCTCCACCCGCTCCACTCGCGGGTTCGCTGCGGCGCTCACCGCTTCGGCTCCATCGGGCCGGCCAGCACGAATGGGCCGCCTTGAAAACGCTGCGTCGGATCGTCGAGGTTGGTCGTGGGTGCGGCGACCGGAAAGAGATGCTCGAATTCGATCGAACTGTCCTGCGGACGAAAGCCGAGGAACGCCGCTTTGGTGTTATCCACCCACTTGGTCCGGTTGTCCGAGACGCCATAGACGATCGCGTGGCCCACGCGGTTGGTAAACAGCGAGCAGCGCACCAGCTCGATGAAGTCGCGATAGCTCAGATACGTGACGAGCATGCGCGGATTCTTCGGCTGCTCGAACGACGAGCCGATCCGCAGGCACACCGTCTCCAGACCGAAACGATCGAAGTAGTAACGCGACAACGATTCGCCGAAGCACTTCGTCACGCCGTACAGACTATCGGGACGCAACGGCGCGTCGACATCGACCACCTCCGTCACCGGATGAAAACCCACCGCGTGATTCGAGCTCGCATACACGATGCGCTTCACGCCCTGCTTCTGCGCAGCCGAATAGAGGTTGTACAGGCCGCGAATATTCGCTTCGAGCAGATCTTCAAACGGCGCCTCGACGGAAATGCCGCCGAGGTGAATCACCGCGTCCACGCCTTCGAGCAGCGCGTGAACGGCGGCTTCGTCCGCGAGATCGACGCTCGCGGCTTCTTCGTGGTCCGCCACGTCGCCGAGCGGCGCGATATCCGAGACGCGCACGATATCAGCCCACGCGGCGAGCGCGCCACGCAATTGCTTGCCCAGGTTGCCCGCCGCGCCAGTCAGCAGCAGACGGCGGAAGGGTTTCTGTGCGGCGCCGCGATCGAGGTTCGAGTCAGTCATGTTTCTATTGTGGTGTGAGTGCGATCAGGTCTGCATGATGCATGCAGACCTGGTGTGTCGAGCGAGCCGATCAGGTCACCGGCGCCGGATTGAACAGCACCAGCGCATTGTGGAGCTTGAGTTTTTCCGCGCACGTTTGCTTGCGTCCGCTGGCGATGTCGAGCATCAGGCGGAACAATTCCCAGCCCACCTCTTCGATGCTCGCCGCGCCGGTCGCGATGGTGCCGGCGTTGACGTCCATCAGGTCATGCCAGCGGCGCGCGAGGTCCGAGCGCGTTGCGACCTTGATGACCGGCACCTCGGCGAGGCTATAGGGCGTGCCGCGTCCGGTGGTGAATACGTGCAGGTTGATACCGGCCGCCACCTGCAACGTCCCGCAGATGAAATCGCTCGCCGGCGTAGCCGCATAGATCAGGCCTTTCTGCTTGACCTTTTCGCCCGGCGACAACACGCCGGAAATGGCCGAATTGCCGGATTTGATGATCGAGCCCATCGCCTTTTCGACGATGTTCGACAAACCGCCCTTCTTGTTGCCCGGTGTGGTGTTGGCGCTGCGGTCCGCGCCGCCGCGCTTCAGATAATCGTCGTACCACTGCATCTCGCGGATGATCGCCGCGGCGACCTCCGCGTTCGCCGCGCGCGCCGTCAGCTGATCGACGCCATCGCGCACTTCGGTGACTTCGGAGAACATGACCGTCGCGCCGGCACGCACCAGCAGGTCGGTCGCGAAGCCCACCGCGGGATTCGCGGTCAGTCCGGAAAACGCGTCGCTGCCGCCGCATTGCACGCCGACCACCAGATCGGACGCCGGGCAAGTTTCGCGACGGCGATTGTTGAGCCGCTTCAGATGACCCTCGGCCATTCTCATGATCGACTCGATCATCGACTGGAAGCCGACGTGCGCGTCGTCCTGAAGCACCACGACGTCGCCGTTCAGATCAGCCTCGATATCGCCGATGTCCGCGACTTCCGCCACGTTCGCGGCCGCGGCGATCGGAATCGTGCCGGGCGGCATCAGGCGCTCGGGCTGCAGCTTCTCGCAGCCGAGGCTGACCATCATCACCTCGCCGCCAAAATTCGGATTCAGGCTGATATTGCGCACGGTGCGGATCGGCACCATCGCGTCGGGCGCGTCGATGGCGACACCGCAGCCATAGGTGTGGCCGAGGCTCACCACGTCGTCGACATTCGGGTACTTGGGCAGCAACTCGGCCTTGATGCGGGTGACCGCATGCTCGACCACGTCGGCCACGCATTGGACCGTGGTCGTAATGGCGAGAATGTTGCGCGAGCCGACCGAGCCGTCCGCGTTGCGATAGCCCTCGAAGGTGTAGCCCTCGAGCGGCGGCATTTCCGGCGCCTTGATCGTGGCGATCGGCAGATCCTCGAGTCCCGGCGGGCTTGGCATGCGGATCACATGTTCGTTGATCCAGCTGCCTTTCGGCAACGCCTTGAGCGCATAGCCGATCACCACGTTATAGCGGATGACTTCGTCGCCCTCGGCCAGATCGGCCAGCGCGACCTTGTGCCCTTGCGGCACGCGCTCGCGCAGTGCCAGACCATCGGGAAATACCGCGCCCTCACCCAGACCGCCGTCGTTGACGACGATCGCGACGTTGTCATTGGGGTGAACGCGAATGTAGAGCGGAGATTGTTCCATTGCATCGATCCTTATGGCGCTGCACACCTGTCGCGCCGACTATTCATACGTCATCCTACAACATGAAAGATTGCGCAGACGTTCCGTATTTACCCTAGGACAAGCATTATGCTGCGAAATGACCGTTGAGTTGCCGAAATTCTTGTTGTACGATGACGTATAAGAAATCTCCATTTCTACTGATCGAACCCTCCGCGGAACCATCCGCGAACTATTCCGACGCTCTGGATACTCATCATGACGACACCGCAGGAACTCAAGCAGATCGTTTCCGAAGGCCTCCTGTCCTTCCCCGTTACCGACTTCGACGAACACGGTGATTTCCGCGCCGACACGTATGCCGAGCGCCTCGAATGGCTCGCTCCTTACGGCGCGTCGGCACTGTTCGTGGCCGGCGGCACGGGCGAATTCTTCTCGCTCACGCACAACGACTATTCGAACGTGGTGCGCACCGCTACCGAAGTCTGCAAAGGCAAGGTGCCGATTCTTGCCGGCGCGGGCGGCCCGACGCGTGTTGCGATCGCCTACGCCCAGGAAGCCGAGCGTCATGGCGCGAACGGCATTCTGCTGATGCCGCATTACCTGACGGAAGCCTGCCAGGAAGGCATCGCCGCGCATGCGGAAGAAGTCTGCAAGTCCGTGCCGAACATGGGCGTGATCATCTATAACCGCGCGAACTCCAAGCTTAACGCCGATATGCTCGAAGGGCTGGCCGAGCGCTGCCCGAACCTGATCGGCTTCAAGGACGGCGTGGGCGAGATCGAGAACATGGTGTCGATCCGCCGCCGCCTTGGCGACCGCTTCTCGTATCTCGGCGGCCTGCCGACCGCGGAAGTCTATGCCGCCGCGTACAAGGCGCTTGGCGTGCCGGTGTATTCGTCGGCGGTGTTCAACTTCATTCCGAAGACCGCGATGGACTTCTACCGTGCGATCGCTGCAGACGATCACGCGACCGTCGGCAAACTGATCGACGAGTTCTTCCTGCCGTACCTGGCCATTCGCAACCGCCGCGCAGGCTACGCGGTCAGCATCGTCAAGGCGGGCGCGAAGCTGGTCGGCCACAGCGCCGGTCCGGTCCGCGCGCCGCTGACCGATCTGACGGAAGAAGAAATGGCCAGGCTGGACGCGCTCATCAAGACGCTCGGCCCGCAGTAATCCGGCCGGCGTATCAGACGCAAACAACACCCGGCGGCCGTGCGAACGATCGCCGCACGCACGGCACCGCAAAGAGCGCCCGGGACGGCAACGTCGCCGGGCGTTTTTGTACCGCACGCCAGTATCGACGAGGCCCGCGGCTCGTTGCGCCGCGAC encodes:
- a CDS encoding class II aldolase/adducin family protein, encoding MSFTHTPAGRVAEAGPRSDAERQTRVDLAAAYRLAALNGWDDLIYTHISASVPGEPGHFLINPFGLAFDEVRASNLVKIDIDGNIVGASEHAVNATGFALHAAVHAARADAFCVMHLHNTAGVAVSAQPAGLLPASQHALRFYGHLAYHAYEGLAFTPAEGERLVAHLADKPAMLLRNHGTLTVGRTVAEAYVLMATLLKACEIQLQAQACGAELVVPSDAVAARTAEQLYDGGAIEGALEWPALLRKLDRLDPGYRA
- a CDS encoding 4-oxalocrotonate tautomerase, which codes for MPTFHIELFEGRSVEQKRQFVEAITKATCESLGVEANSVEIILTDVKRENWATGGRLWSDA
- a CDS encoding porin; protein product: MKKALATSALGLVALGAHAQSSVTLYGIVDAGIGYQSSQTTLGSTSGGRSVVKMVNGVWAGSRFGLKGSEDLGGGTKAIFQLEEGFNSATGAQSVSGLGFNRQAYVGVANASYGTFTAGRQYTSYYTMLSPYSPTTWLTGAYGAHPGDIDSLDTLYRANNSLVYTSPNLYGLTASGSYSLGGVPGSFNAGSTWSAALQYLNGPFGIAAGFQRINNSTPGGGAWGADSTTSNNGAQAGVSGINNGYQRAQAQQRVAVTGGYTFTPQWDVSFSYSNVQYIPGINSPFHTTAIFNTGGAVLHFKPLTALDLAAGYSYTRATKANGITSSASYQQFNLSQYYSLSKRTGLYALEAYQRAGGQTLGTNGVSIINATADIGDGQNSAPSSSRSQFAAGVGIIHKF
- a CDS encoding TRAP transporter large permease → MELAILSVSFLVFLLLGVPVSFGLGLSCVLTYLYEGLPAATAMQSMISGINGFSFLAVPFFILSGELMLHGGIADRILRFAQATVGHFRGGLGMANVVACTLFGGVSGSPSADTSAMGGVVIPLMKREGYSAAYAVNVTTHSSLAGALMPTSTNMIIYAFAAQGITGTLNGHPMSGVSIGDLLFSGLLPVLWVMGFVLVAAYWQAVKYGYPRRPDGSTELQRFPGWFAVARTFLGALPGLMVIAIILVCVAKGIATATEAAAIAVFYSLVLTIVVYRSMTMKKLFHALSKAAKTTGVVLLLIGVSNMLRYQMAYLEIPDAIEHMLDGATSLPWLMLLYINLIQIFLGTFVDMAAHILITTPLFLPMAMHAGVGPVQFGIMILLNCALGLVHPPIGSVQFIGCAIGNVSIGETTKVAWPYYLAIFSAINIVTYVPMFSTWLPSLINGHPVF
- a CDS encoding TRAP transporter small permease, whose translation is MSFIKRPNDFLFRVLVVVASVSLAVLSLLVIYSVVMRYVFSDAPDFVEPIALLLVIVIAMFGAALKVREGGHIGLDSLVKKLPPKGQLVATAFQHICLITFAVAVFFGCLQMVEATMEDRIPIIGLPESLRYCIPVFASVCIAMFSLENLLALFAQKQK
- a CDS encoding TRAP transporter substrate-binding protein — encoded protein: MNKKFAFSRVSMIVAASALAFSTVSAQARVFRVSDVHGDTYPTNMAVKYMGEQIKKATDGKDTVKVFGNSALGSENDTIDQVRIGALDMARANGAAFNEIVPESMIPSLPFLFRDIDHFRKVMYGPEGQKILDAFKAKGMIALTFYESGARSIYTKRPIHTPADMKGLKVRVQPSDLMVDEIRAMGGTPTPMPFAEVYTGLKTGLVDAAENNLPSYEETKHFEVAPVYSETQHSMTPEVLVFSKKVWDTLSPQEQEIIKKAAADSVPYYQKLWTAREADASKTVTKGGATIVGASQIDRAAFVKVMQPVWAKYEKTPQMKQIVDEIQAVK
- a CDS encoding SMP-30/gluconolactonase/LRE family protein; the encoded protein is MSAAANPRVERVEAAGQAPASVGESPVWRVAEQALYWVDIPAQKIVRLHVDSGKRSEWRLPEKVACIAFDQRGTVLAGCETGLFAVALTEGSADGEPVQVTGRKLAAPDFPCDDMRFNDGRCDRQGRFWSGTMVQDMAAAKPAGALYRFDGRGVLSAPVVDALITQNGLAWSPEGTTMYLSDSHPLRRQIWAFDFDIETGEPRNRRVFADLNHHAGRPDGAAVDADGCYWICANDAGLLLRFTPQGKLDRQIAVPATKPAMCAFGGRDLDTLFVTSIRPANASEHDGHLFAVRPGVTGLPEPEFAGQL
- a CDS encoding NAD(P)-dependent oxidoreductase; the protein is MTDSNLDRGAAQKPFRRLLLTGAAGNLGKQLRGALAAWADIVRVSDIAPLGDVADHEEAASVDLADEAAVHALLEGVDAVIHLGGISVEAPFEDLLEANIRGLYNLYSAAQKQGVKRIVYASSNHAVGFHPVTEVVDVDAPLRPDSLYGVTKCFGESLSRYYFDRFGLETVCLRIGSSFEQPKNPRMLVTYLSYRDFIELVRCSLFTNRVGHAIVYGVSDNRTKWVDNTKAAFLGFRPQDSSIEFEHLFPVAAPTTNLDDPTQRFQGGPFVLAGPMEPKR
- the garD gene encoding galactarate dehydratase; protein product: MEQSPLYIRVHPNDNVAIVVNDGGLGEGAVFPDGLALRERVPQGHKVALADLAEGDEVIRYNVVIGYALKALPKGSWINEHVIRMPSPPGLEDLPIATIKAPEMPPLEGYTFEGYRNADGSVGSRNILAITTTVQCVADVVEHAVTRIKAELLPKYPNVDDVVSLGHTYGCGVAIDAPDAMVPIRTVRNISLNPNFGGEVMMVSLGCEKLQPERLMPPGTIPIAAAANVAEVADIGDIEADLNGDVVVLQDDAHVGFQSMIESIMRMAEGHLKRLNNRRRETCPASDLVVGVQCGGSDAFSGLTANPAVGFATDLLVRAGATVMFSEVTEVRDGVDQLTARAANAEVAAAIIREMQWYDDYLKRGGADRSANTTPGNKKGGLSNIVEKAMGSIIKSGNSAISGVLSPGEKVKQKGLIYAATPASDFICGTLQVAAGINLHVFTTGRGTPYSLAEVPVIKVATRSDLARRWHDLMDVNAGTIATGAASIEEVGWELFRLMLDIASGRKQTCAEKLKLHNALVLFNPAPVT
- the kdgD gene encoding 5-dehydro-4-deoxyglucarate dehydratase — its product is MTTPQELKQIVSEGLLSFPVTDFDEHGDFRADTYAERLEWLAPYGASALFVAGGTGEFFSLTHNDYSNVVRTATEVCKGKVPILAGAGGPTRVAIAYAQEAERHGANGILLMPHYLTEACQEGIAAHAEEVCKSVPNMGVIIYNRANSKLNADMLEGLAERCPNLIGFKDGVGEIENMVSIRRRLGDRFSYLGGLPTAEVYAAAYKALGVPVYSSAVFNFIPKTAMDFYRAIAADDHATVGKLIDEFFLPYLAIRNRRAGYAVSIVKAGAKLVGHSAGPVRAPLTDLTEEEMARLDALIKTLGPQ